One Rhinolophus ferrumequinum isolate MPI-CBG mRhiFer1 chromosome X, mRhiFer1_v1.p, whole genome shotgun sequence genomic window, CATTGCTCAAGTGGAAGTTCAGCTGGTGTCTGTCTCCGAATAGTGCTTAAAAGAAACAGAGTGCAAAAGGGAAGAGGTACATCATATCGGTGAGAATGAGTTCAATCCTCTGGTGGATTCCCAAGGCGGAGCATGAACTCATCCTTGCAATTATTGCACGTGTTCAGCTCTCGATAGTGCAGGCACCATTTCCAAAGATGTCCAGGATACGTTACAAGAAGCTCAAATGGACTCAGCATCACCCAGATAGCATACTAGACATGTCCTTAGAAGTCAACcaaaaacctttcttttttttctttttttaaaagattttactggggaaggagaacaggactttattggggaacagtgtgtacttccaggctttttttccaagtcaagttattgtcctttcagtcttagttgtggaggacgcagctcagctccaggtccagttgccgtttggGACTCGAgtagttgaactggcaaccttgtggttgagagcccactggcccttcgacgtgggaatcgaaccggcagccttcggagttaggagcatggagctctaacagcctgagccacccggctggcccCAAAAACCCTTCTTTTACAGGATCAACAACGCATTAGTACAGCTGGGTTCAGAGAGTGAGAATCACCGGTTACCTATCTCTGCACACATCTCTTTGCAACTGCCAGACcaaatttcctttccttgttaTGGCAAAAGGCCCAGAAATACACATGTatacttagaaaaacaaattttatgcaGCCAGGCTACCCTTCAAAGTCGTGACTAAGCAAAACACAAGGGAACACAAACAAATACCTGTACACAAACGTTCATAGCGACATTATTCACAGGAGcgaaaaggtggaagcaacctgAATGCACATCAGTGgagaatgcataaagaaaatgtggtgtatgcAAACCATGGTATCTTCTGCAGCCATTTAATAATTGAAGAAACCCTGATGCATGTTACAGCGTGGATGAACCTCAAACACATTATGCCAAGGGAgagaggccagacacaaaagaccacatactggATATTCCTTCCATTCATAGGGAATATCTAGAGGGGCTAGTCCAAGGAGACAGAGAGCAAACTGGTGGTTTTCGGGGCtagggaaggggagaatgggaaCCGAGTGCTCAGTGGCTACAGAGATTTCTTTTGGGTGATAAAATGCTTCCAAAATAGAGGTGGTGGCACCACAACACTGTAAAATAggaaatgccactgaattgtacatttcaCAATAGTAGCTTCTTATGTACATTACAACAccataaaaagaaagggagagagaaaacagaaaagttcaGGGATCTGTTGAGTCCCACTGAAACaggacagaaggagaaaagagctGAGGGAGCAGGGACTGCTGGACAGTTGATCACTAAGccaggggagggaaaagaaagaaagaggggggtGGGGTGAATTCCACTTCAGAATATAACAAGGTCCCAAACACTGAAAGGCAAACAAATTCAACTCATTTTCAAATGCTTAgctatttacttttctgttttctgcaaaGAAGCTAGAGTGCTAAAACACGTAAACGCTTTTATAAAGAGACAGACTGAGACTTCCCGAAGTGCCTTTCTAAGGCCAGTGATTGCAGCCTGGGAAAGGAGACCTGGGCTCCGCAGGGGGCCCTAAGTGCAAGGGAGCTTTTGAAAGGGCTGGGGATTAGCAACTGTGCCCTAATCCTTCCGCCCATGTGGGGGTCTCCCCTGTCCTCTATATAGGGCTGACAAGCATCATGTTTAgctagttttaacttttttttcccaaacaaacTTGTAAAAATTGCATCTCACACACTGTGCACCAATCATTtcaacttaaaacacacacacacacacacacacacacacacacacacacaccccaaagttCATTTCACCATTAGAAGCCTTAAACCTAAAAACAAATATCTGGAAGGAAAAACTATTAACCAAAGGAAGCTCAAAATGACGGCTTCAGGAGGGGCCCCGCCAGGCCCCAGGCCGCATCAGTAGAAGCAGACAGTGTGCAGGAAGGTCCTGTTGCTCTTCTCCTCCAACTTCAGCAGCAGCTCATCGATCTCATTCTCCATGTCATCCGAAAGCTGAATGTACTGGCAGAGCTTACAGATGAGGAACGCTCCCAGGGTGGCCTCCTCCTCGTTGTCCTCGATGTCGACGTTAACCACGTGCACTGGCTGGCAGGTCTCCTGCTCCCTGGAATACAGATCTTCCACTACCTGGTCGTACACCCTCTCTTCACAGGTGAGGATGAGGTCGAACTGGTCTTGACAGTTCTGGAACCTTTCCGGCCTAGGCTTGATTCGCTTGTTTCTGTCCAACATATGCAAAATGCCATTCTGCCTGTAGAAGTATTCGTCTCTCTTAACCAGATCATTGTACATCTGCTCATAGGTGGTTCTGAAATCATAAATGTTTGGCTTGTCCCGTGTTCGTCCGGGAAGCTTCACGTGAGTCCCTGTCCCGAAGGACCGGACGTTGAATCCCCGTCTGTTGAGGATGTGGTGAGCCTCCATGCTCCGGTTCTGGTTGCTCCTGCACACAACGGCCACCCGCAGCTGCGAGGACGCCATGGTGGCGGCTGCCAAGTAAACGCTTTCCCTCACCAGTCTTTCTCTGGCCCGCAGAGATCTCGATCTGTCTCGCACCGGGCGTCGCGCTGACGCACCGATCTCGCTCTGTCCTGGACAGGGACTCGCACTATCCCGCACCGGGATTTGCACTGTCCCGCCCCGGGACTGCCTGGTACCGATTTCGCTGCGTCCTGGACAGGGCCTCGAACTGTCCCGAACTGGGCCTCGCTCTGTCGCGTGCCGATCTCACTCTGTCCTGGACAGGGCCTCGAACTGTCCCGCACCGGGAATTGGACAGTCCAGTACCGATCTCACTCTATCCTGGACAGGGCCTCGCACTGTTCCATACCGGGATTTGCACTGTCCCGTGCCGATCTCACTCTGTCCTGGACAGGGCCTCGCACTGTCCCGCACCGGGACTCAGTGTCCCACACTGACAGTCACACTGTGCCACACCGAGAGACACACTGCTGCGCACCGATCTCTGTCCAGCACCGACCTCGCTGGGACTCTCACCCAGGTGCGTCACCTCCTCGCGCAAGATG contains:
- the LOC117028693 gene encoding RNA polymerase II subunit A C-terminal domain phosphatase SSU72-like, translated to MASSQLRVAVVCRSNQNRSMEAHHILNRRGFNVRSFGTGTHVKLPGRTRDKPNIYDFRTTYEQMYNDLVKRDEYFYRQNGILHMLDRNKRIKPRPERFQNCQDQFDLILTCEERVYDQVVEDLYSREQETCQPVHVVNVDIEDNEEEATLGAFLICKLCQYIQLSDDMENEIDELLLKLEEKSNRTFLHTVCFY